A single region of the Salvia miltiorrhiza cultivar Shanhuang (shh) chromosome 8, IMPLAD_Smil_shh, whole genome shotgun sequence genome encodes:
- the LOC131000961 gene encoding chromatin remodeling protein SHL-like isoform X1, protein MAKAKAARRTLDSYSVKHINKTIRPGDCLLMRPSESSKPSYVARLEKIEADSRGANVRIHVRWYYRPEESIGGRRQFHGSKEVFLSDHFDIQSADTIEGKCTVHSFKSYTKLDAVGNEDFFCRFEYNSSTGAFNPDRVAVYCKCEMPYNPDDLMVQCEGCSDWFHPTCIDMTVEEAKRIDHFYCHNCSSEDQKKLQESHVSTRSADVKVDTKRRRR, encoded by the exons ATGGCTAAAGCCAAAGCCGCCCGCCGCACTCTCGACTCCTACTCCGTCAAGCATATCAACAAGACCATCCGCC CCGGGGACTGCCTCTTGATGCGGCCGTCGGAGTCATCAAAGCCGTCGTACGTCGCGCGTCTGGAGAAAATCGAGGCGGACAGCCGCGGCGCGAACGTGAGGATCCACGTGAGGTGGTATTACCGGCCGGAGGAATCGATCGGTGGCCGCCGCCAATTCCACGGCTCGAAGGAGGTATTTTTGTCCGATCATTTCGATATTCAGAGCGCTGATACTATTGAAGGCAAGTGTACTGTACACAGCTTCAAGAGCTATACTAAGCTCGACGCCGTTGGGAACGAGGACTTCTTCTGTCGTTTCGAGTATAATTCGTCTACTGGTGCTTTCAATCCAGACAGAGTTGCCGT GTACTGTAAATGTGAGATGCCTTATAATCCAGATGACCTTATGGTTCAGTGCGAAGGGTGCAGTGACTG GTTTCATCCAACTTGTATAGATATGACCGTGGAAGAAGCCAAAAGAATTGATCACTTCTACTGCCATAACTGTTCCTCAGAAGATCAGAAGAAATTACAAGAATCTCACGTTTCCACCAGAAGTGCTGACGTGAAG GTGGATACAAAACGCCGTCGGAGGTGA
- the LOC131000961 gene encoding chromatin remodeling protein SHL-like isoform X2, with protein sequence MAKAKAARRTLDSYSVKHINKTIRPGDCLLMRPSESSKPSYVARLEKIEADSRGANVRIHVRWYYRPEESIGGRRQFHGSKEVFLSDHFDIQSADTIEGKCTVHSFKSYTKLDAVGNEDFFCRFEYNSSTGAFNPDRVAVYCKCEMPYNPDDLMVQCEGCSDW encoded by the exons ATGGCTAAAGCCAAAGCCGCCCGCCGCACTCTCGACTCCTACTCCGTCAAGCATATCAACAAGACCATCCGCC CCGGGGACTGCCTCTTGATGCGGCCGTCGGAGTCATCAAAGCCGTCGTACGTCGCGCGTCTGGAGAAAATCGAGGCGGACAGCCGCGGCGCGAACGTGAGGATCCACGTGAGGTGGTATTACCGGCCGGAGGAATCGATCGGTGGCCGCCGCCAATTCCACGGCTCGAAGGAGGTATTTTTGTCCGATCATTTCGATATTCAGAGCGCTGATACTATTGAAGGCAAGTGTACTGTACACAGCTTCAAGAGCTATACTAAGCTCGACGCCGTTGGGAACGAGGACTTCTTCTGTCGTTTCGAGTATAATTCGTCTACTGGTGCTTTCAATCCAGACAGAGTTGCCGT GTACTGTAAATGTGAGATGCCTTATAATCCAGATGACCTTATGGTTCAGTGCGAAGGGTGCAGTGACTGGTGA
- the LOC131000962 gene encoding beta-galactosidase 3-like, translating to MEAVSKCFLLFLLLNSLVQFAHCAVTYDRKGLIINGRRKILFSGSIHYPRSSPDMWEGLIQKAKDGGLDAIDTYVFWNLHEPSPGNYNFEGRNDLVRFVKLVQKAGLYLHLRIGPYVCAEWNFGGFPVWLKYVPGITFRTDNEPFKNAMQRFTEKIVGMMKAERLFQSQGGPIILSQIENEYGSETKNFGAAGHSYMSWAAKMAVGLDTGVPWVMCKEDDAPDPVINTCNGFYCDYFSPNKPYKPTMWTEAWTGWFEEFGGPIHHRPVEDLAFAVARFIQKGGSFVNYYMYHGGTNFGRTAGGPFVTTSYDYDAPIDEYGLPRQPKYNHLKELHMAIKLCGRALVDADPTVTNLGNYEQAHVFTSKSGHCAAFLSNYHWDASARVTFNKMHYDLPPWSISILPDCKTVAFNTGTMRSKKSLPQMLPTNVRLLSWETFNEDISSSDNDARITVVGLLEQLNVTRDASDYLWYTTSVQISPTESFLHRGQGPVLSVDSAGHALHVFVNGKFAGSAFGAQENKKFTFSKSVNFHAGVNSIALLSVNMGLPNIGHRFETWSTGVLGPVALHGLDHGTRDLSWQKWSYKVGMKGEAIDLYSPSKISSVDWMKASLAANKQQPLTWYKAYFNSPNGNEPLALDMSSMGKGQAWINGQSIGRYWTAYAKGQCNACSYEGTYRQGKCLDGCGKPTQRWYHVPRSWLKPTQNLLIVFEEIGGDASKISLVKRSLAYV from the exons ATGGAAGCCGTTTCCAAATGTTTTTTGCTGTTTCTGCTGTTGAATTCACTCGTGCAGTTCGCCCACTGCGCCGTCACCTACGACAGGAAAGGCCTCATCATCAATGGCCGAAGAAAAATCCTTTTCTCCGGCTCCATTCATTACCCAAGAAGCTCCCCCGAT ATGTGGGAAGGGCTGATTCAGAAGGCTAAAGATGGAGGCTTGGATGCTATTGACACCTATGTCTTCTGGAACCTTCACGAACCTTCGCCAGGAAAT TACAATTTTGAGGGAAGAAATGATTTAGTTCGGTTCGTGAAGTTGGTCCAGAAGGCAGGGCTCTACCTTCATCTTCGGATTGGGCCTTATGTTTGTGCAGAATGGAATTTTGG AGGTTTCCCTGTTTGGTTGAAGTATGTTCCTGGCATCACTTTCAGAACCGACAATGAACCTTTcaag AATGCAATGCAAAGATTTACTGAGAAAATTGTTGGAATGATGAAGGCTGAGAGGTTGTTTCAATCTCAAGGTGGTCCAATTATTCTCTCACAG ATTGAAAATGAATATGGTTCAGAAACCAAGAATTTTGGTGCTGCTGGCCATTCTTACATGTCTTGGGCTGCAAAGATGGCCGTCGGCTTAGACACTGGAGTGCCGTGGGTCATGTGTAAGGAAGATGACGCCCCCGATCCAGTG ATTAACACGTGCAATGGTTTTTATTGTGACTATTTCTCCCCAAACAAACCTTACAAGCCAACTATGTGGACTGAGGCTTGGACCGGCTG GTTTGAAGAATTTGGTGGGCCGATTCACCATCGCCCTGTTGAAGATTTGGCGTTTGCTGTAGCTAGATTCATCCAGAAAGGAGGCTCCTTTGTGAACTACTACATG TACCATGGAGGAACAAACTTTGGAAGAACAGCTGGAGGTCCTTTCGTTACAACCAGCTATGACTATGATGCTCCAATCGATGAATACG GCTTACCTAGACAACCTAAATACAACCATTTAAAGGAACTTCATATGGCCATAAAGCTATGTGGGCGTGCTTTGGTTGATGCTGATCCTACAGTTACTAACTTGGGAAACTATGAACAG GCGCATGTATTTACTTCAAAGTCAGGCCACTGTGCAGCATTTTTATCGAATTACCACTGGGACGCAAGCGCAAGGGTGACATTCAATAAAATGCACTATGACCTGCCTCCCTGGTCGATCAGCATACTCCCCGATTGCAAGACTGTTGCTTTTAACACTGGCACT ATGAGATCAAAGAAATCTTTGCCACAAATGTTGCCTACAAATGTCCGGTTGCTCTCATGGGAGACGTTCAATGAGGACATATCCTCCAGCGATAACGATGCAAGAATTACAGTTGTTGGTCTTTTGGAGCAATTGAATGTCACTAGAGATGCTAGTGATTATTTATGGTATACGACCAG TGTCCAGATAAGCCCGACTGAATCTTTTCTACACAGAGGTCAGGGTCCAGTTCTCTCAGTGGATTCTGCAGGCCATGCTTTGCATGTTTTTGTAAACGGAAAATTCGCTG GATCGGCCTTTGGAGctcaagaaaacaaaaaattcaCTTTCTCAAAATCTGTCAATTTTCACGCTGGAGTAAACAGCATCGCGCTACTTAGCGTAAACATGGGGCTGCCG AACATAGGCCACCGTTTTGAAACATGGAGCACCGGAGTCCTCGGACCTGTTGCCTTACACGGGCTAGACCATGGTACACGAGACTTGTCGTGGCAAAAGTGGTCATACAAG GTTGGAATGAAAGGAGAAGCCATAGACTTATATTCGCCAAGTAAAATATCTTCCGTTGATTGGATGAAAGCATCGCTTGCAGCAAACAAGCAACAGCCACTAACGTGGTACAAG GCTTACTTCAACTCACCAAACGGGAATGAGCCATTGGCTTTGGACATGAGTAGCATGGGAAAGGGCCAAGCGTGGATCAACGGGCAGAGCATTGGAAGATACTGGACAGCCTACGCGAAGGGCCAATGCAACGCTTGCAGCTACGAAGGAACATATCGACAGGGAAAGTGCCTAGATGGATGTGGGAAGCCAACACAAAGATG GTACCATGTTCCTCGGTCATGGCTGAAGCCTACCCAGAATTTGTTGATTGTTTTTGAGGAAATTGGTGGTGATGCTTCCAAGATTTCCCTTGTTAAAAGATCACTTGCTTATGTATAG
- the LOC131000965 gene encoding organ-specific protein S2-like: MRAMRSLCFVATVALCLALLAQVNEARKDLEQHVTEEKSDCHTSIESSNLEADGHNPASEKSFIRDFEPRPSATAYVDGHKLTGEKSFVRDFEPRPSATAYVDGHKLTGEKSFVAKDFESKPNIFKYIDDMNSKNEKVYAKDFEPIPNISAYNDDVVGVGK; the protein is encoded by the exons aTGAGAGCTATGAGATCCCTTTGCTTTGTCGCCACTGTGGCCTTGTGTCTTGCTCTG CTTGCACAAGTTAACGAAGCAAGAAAAGATCTAGAGCAGCATGTCACCGAAGAAAAGAGCGATTGTCACACCTCTATCGAGTCATCCAACCTTGAGGCTGATGGTCACAATCCCGCAAGTGAAAAGTCTTTTATAAGAGATTTTGAACCGAGGCCGAGTGCTACCGCCTACGTGGATGGTCACAAGCTTACTGGTGAAAAATCTTTTGTAAGAGATTTTGAACCGAGGCCGAGTGCTACCGCCTACGTGGATGGTCACAAGCTTACTGGTGAGAAATCTTTTGTAGCAAAAGATTTTGAGTCAAAGCCCAATATCTTCAAATATATTGATGATATGAATTCTAAGAATGAGAAAGTTTATGCTAAAGACTTTGAGCCGATACCTAATATCTCAGCGTACAATGACGATGTGGTTGGAGTAGGAAAGTGA
- the LOC130998074 gene encoding uncharacterized protein At4g02000-like produces MASIWRPGKGVFMKDIGKGRFIFQFFHELDLKRVYEGGPWAFGNFPLILHRLRKGEFPLTVPLDILPFWVQIHDLLAGFLTEGVGKLLGNFIGTFMEYDSTNSSGVWRQYMRVRVGIRVTDPLKRFKKLKQKDGSTFTVNFKYERLNVFCFLCGRLGHSESFCELMFNEGSKDTVREWVLALKRRIDGG; encoded by the coding sequence ATGGCTAGTATCTGGCGACCGGGCAAGGGAGTATTCATGAAAGATATCGGTAAAGGGAGATTCATATTCCAATTTTTTCACGAACTAGATCTGAAGCGAGTTTACGAGGGAGGGCCTTGGGCGTTTGGTAATTTCCCTTTAATTCTCCATCGATTGAGGAAAGGAGAGTTCCCGCTTACTGTTCCGTTGGACATCCTGCCTTTTTGGGTCCAAATCCATGATCTTCTTGCTGGATTTTTGACGGAAGGGGTAGGCAAACTTCTGGGTAACTTCATTGGTACGTTCATGGAATATGATAGTACTAACTCATCTGGGGTGTGGCGACAGTACATGAGAGTTCGGGTTGGCATTCGGGTGACTGATCCTTTGAAGCGCTTTAAGAAATTGAAACAGAAAGATGGATCAACCTTCACTGTTAACTTCAAGTACGAGAGGCTTAATGTTTTTTGTTTTCTCTGCGGAAGACTTGGCCATTCCGAGAGTTTTTGCGAGCTTATGTTCAACGAAGGCTCGAAAGACACCGTGAGGGAATGGGTGTTAGCCTTAAAGCGGCGGATCGACGGGGGGTGA
- the LOC131000966 gene encoding BURP domain-containing protein BNM2C-like, whose protein sequence is MYAKLTLCTLLLHLLILLGSSDGAVIDNHIQQVHSHMHHDATDPSLIIFFFPKDLKLGNTMKIYFPKRELSDSLTHLISKEEADSIPFSSQSLPQILRLFSFSDGSPQATAMAATLDECDRQPIQGEKKFCATSLKSMSEFLETIFGSGTPVEALSTSHLKRSESDDGVVQRYRIMGIQQIPSPKLVSCHTMPYAYTVFYCHYHDSDNRVYRVSLAGENGDAVEAVAVCHMDTSQWGRGHVAFGVLGVEPGSTPVCHFFPADNFVWVPLMSAFQM, encoded by the exons ATGTACGCAAAGCTTACCCTCTGCACTCTCCTGCTTCATCTTCTTATTCTACTG GGTTCATCTGATGGAGCTGTTATCGATAATCACATACAGCAAGTCCATTCTCATATGCACCACGACGCGACTGATCCTTcactcatcatcttcttcttccccaaggATCTGAAACTCGGGAATACAATGAAGATCTATTTCCCCAAAAGGGAACTATCAGATTCCCTCACTCACTTAATCTCCAAAGAAGAAGCAGATTCCATTCCCTTCTCCTCGCAAAGCCTCCCTCAAATCCTCCgcctcttctccttctccgacGGCTCCCCTCAGGCTACGGCCATGGCCGCCACGCTGGATGAGTGCGACAGGCAGCCAATCCAAGGAGAGAAGAAGTTTTGCGCAACATCCTTAAAATCCATGTCCGAATTCCTCGAAACTATCTTCGGCTCCGGCACTCCAGTCGAGGCCTTGTCTACTTCTCACCTCAAACGATCGGAATCCGATGATGGGGTTGTGCAGAGGTATAGAATCATGGGAATCCAACAGATTCCGTCTCCGAAGCTGGTGTCGTGCCATACGATGCCGTATGCATACACTGTATTCTACTGCCATTACCACGACAGCGACAACAGGGTTTACAGAGTGTCGTTGGCGGGAGAGAATGGAGACGCAGTTGAAGCGGTTGCTGTTTGTCACATGGATACCTCTCAATGGGGGCGTGGCCACGTGGCGTTCGGTGTGCTCGGGGTGGAGCCCGGTTCCACTCCGGTCTGCCATTTCTTCCCTGCGGATAACTTTGTTTGGGTTCCGCTCATGTCTGCGTTCCAGATGTAG
- the LOC131000967 gene encoding LOW QUALITY PROTEIN: probable receptor-like protein kinase At2g21480 (The sequence of the model RefSeq protein was modified relative to this genomic sequence to represent the inferred CDS: deleted 1 base in 1 codon), with product MDERRPILLVLLLISIPNALLAARSTPPAKSDAFTPPDNYLFDCGSPTPTTTPGNRVFVGDSEAAKFLAYGGTPIAAAAPQPDPTVPLPIYNTASVFDNVATYTFHVTRPGWHWIRLHFAPIQNNAGKDLKTAKFRVTTERLVLIQSFENPNATWSMREFLVNVTTERFSVMFTPNTGSFAYISAIEFTSAPDILLANNAAAVFPKGDYSGLSNVAYQTAYRLNSGGPLITPQNDTLGRSWEPDQPYLDPKFMGSAASVQPNVITYPEGESPLIAPPMVYATATQMADANVQVPNFNITWRMKVDKTFQYFIRLHFADIVSKAANELYFNVYLNGRAAITGLDLTTVAGGLSAAYFADFVLNSSMVTGLDPLTVQVGPMSQNVGTRNALLNGIEVFKMNNSVGSLDGEFGVNGERLDGNGVNGTVAAVGFAMMFGAFIGLGAMAMKWKKRPQDWQKRNSFSSWLLPIHAGDASFLSGSKTSLGSRKSQVFSSTMGLGRYFSFAELQEATNNWESTAIIGVGGFGNVYLGTIDDGLKVAVKRGNPQSEQGINEFQTEIQILSKLRHRHLVSLIGYCDENAEMILVYEFMANGPLRDHLYGKDLPTLPWKQRLEICIGAARGLHYLHTGAAQGIIHRDVKTTNILLDENLVAKMADFGLSKDAPGAEQTHVSTAVKGSFGYLDPEYFRKQQLTDKSDVYSFGVVLLEALCARPAINPALPREQVNLAEWAMQWKRKGLLDKIIDPTLVDHISPESMAKFAEAAEKCLSEYGVDRPTMGDVLWNLEYSLQMQESWLQEHGVVAGEVGTTTTPPSPHVVVSTGIEESAPAAAVVTAADLVPPSTIEEGRPAGEAEDHEHSGTAMFAQFAALNGR from the exons ATGGATGAACGGCGGCCCATCCTCCTGGTCTTACTCTTAATATCCATACCCAATGCCCTACTCGCCGCG CGATCAACGCCCCCTGCCAAATCCGACGCCTTCACGCCCCCCGACAACTACCTCTTCGACTGCGGCAGCCCCACCCCCACCACCACCCCCGGCAACCGCGTCTTCGTCGGTGATTCCGAAGCCGCCAAATTTCTAGCCTACGGCGGCAcccccatcgccgccgccgcacCGCAGCCCGACCCCACCGTGCCCTTGCCGATCTACAACACCGCCAGCGTCTTCGACAATGTCGCGACGTACACGTTCCACGTGACCCGACCCGGATGGCACTGGATCCGGCTCCACTTCGCTCCCATTCAGAACAACGCCGGGAAGGATCTCAAAACCGCGAAATTCAGGGTGACGACTGAGCGCCTCGTGTTGATACAGAGCTTCGAGAACCCCAATGCCACGTGGAGCATGAGGGAGTTCCTCGTCAACGTTACCACGGAACGCTTTTCCGTTATGTTCACCCCCAACACCGGCAGCTTCGCCTACATCAGCGCCATCGAGTTCACGTCCGCGCCGGATATCTTGCTCGCCAATAACGCCGCCGCCGTTTTCCCCAAGGGAGATTATTCTGGGCTGTCCAACGTCGCGTATCAGACGGCGTACCGGCTCAACTCCGGCGGCCCCTTGATCACGCCGCAGAACGATACCCTAGGCCGGAGTTGGGAGCCCGATCAGCCCTACCTCGACCCCAAATTTATGGGCTCCGCCGCCTCCGTCCAGCCTAACGTCATAACCTACCCCGAGGGCGAGTCGCCGCTCATCGCGCCGCCTATGGTTTACGCCACCGCCACCCAGATGGCGGACGCTAATGTTCAG GTTCCTAATTTCAACATTACATGGAGAATGAAGGTCGACAAAACATTCCAGTATTTCATTCGCCTCCACTTCGCCGACATCGTGAGCAAGGCCGCGAACGAACTCTACTTCAACGTGTACCTCAACGGGAGGGCAGCCATCACGGGCCTCGATCTAACGACGGTGGCTGGCGGCCTGAGCGCGGCCTATTTTGCGGACTTCGTGTTGAACTCGAGCATGGTGACGGGCCTGGATCCATTGACAGTCCAAGTAGGGCCGATGAGCCAAAACGTGGGCACCAGAAATGCCCTTCTCAATGGCATTGAGGTGTTCAAGATGAACAATTCCGTAGGCAGTTTGGATGGAGAGTTTGGCGTCAATGGTGAAAGGCTCGACGGCAACGGCGTGAACGGAACGGTGGCCGCCGTGGGGTTCGCGATGATGTTCGGTGCGTTCATCGGATTAGGCGCGATGGCGATGAAGTGGAAGAAGAGGCCTCAAGACTGGCAGAAGAGGAACAGCTTCTCTTCGTGGCTGCTACCCATTCACGCAGGAGATGCGAGCTTTTTGTCCGGCAGCAAGACTTCTTTAGGGTCGAGAAAAAGCCAAGTTTTCTCGTCCACCATGGGCTTAGGCCGATATTTCTCTTTTGCTGAGCTGCAGGAGGCCACCAACAACTGGGAATCCACCGCCATCATCGGCGTTGGCGGCTTCGGAAACGTGTATCTTGGAACCATCGACGACGGCCTAAAAGTGGCGGTGAAGCGGGGCAATCCGCAGTCGGAGCAGGGGATCAACGAGTTCCAGACGGAGATCCAGATTCTATCGAAGCTCAGGCATCGCCATCTAGTGTCGTTGATCGGCTACTGCGACGAGAACGCTGAGATGATCCTTGTCTACGAGTTCATGGCCAACGGACCTCTCAGAGACCATCTTTACGGAAAGGATCTCCCCACATTACCATGGAAGCAGAGGCTGGAGATATGCATCGGCGCTGCTCGAGGTTTGCATTATCTTCACACAGGGGCGGCTCAGGGCATCATCCACCGCGACGTCAAGACCACAAACATCTTGCTCGACGAGAACTTGGTGGCCAAGATGGCCGATTTCGGGCTCTCCAAGGACGCCCCGGGGGCGGAGCAGACGCACGTGAGCACGGCCGTCAAGGGCAGCTTCGGGTACCTGGACCCGGAGTACTTCCGGAAGCAGCAGCTGACGGATAAGTCGGACGTCTACTCCTTCGGGGTGGTGCTGCTGGAGGCGCTCTGCGCCCGCCCCGCCATCAACCCTGCATTGCCCAGGGAGCAGGTGAACCTGGCTGAATGGGCAATGCAGTGGAAGAGGAAGGGCCTCCTCGACAAGATCATCGACCCCACGCTGGTGGACCACATCAGCCCCGAGTCCATGGCCAAATTCGCCGAGGCTGCTGAGAAATGCCTATCGGAGTACGGGGTCGATAGGCCCACCATGGGCGACGTGCTCTGGAACCTTGAGTACTCGCTCCAGATGCAGGAGTCGTGGTTGCAGGAGCACGGAGTCGTGGCGGGGGAGGTTGGAACAACAACAACCCCGCCTTCGCCTCACGTTGTGGTCTCCACTGGCATCGAGGAATCTGCTCCTGCAGCTGCGGTGGTGACCGCAGCAGATCTCGTGCCGCCCTCCACGATTGAGGAGGGCAGACCTGCGGGTGAAGCTGAAGACCACGAGCACTCGGGAACTGCCATGTTCGCACAGTTTGCAGCTCTCAATGGCCGCTAG